One Echinicola strongylocentroti DNA window includes the following coding sequences:
- a CDS encoding AlbA family DNA-binding domain-containing protein encodes MTLQEVTRLARQGEGLHIEFKKKVAHPEKIVREVIALANTEGGHLLVGVDDDGTVSGQRYVEEDVYVLNKAIKEMIRPLVDFEHVVLPITEKKGVAVYHFYRSPKRPHYLYEEGRKRSFVRVEDRTVQASKEVWEILRRGKKEKDIIFNYGEKETKLMQALGEREAITLKEYSKVARLPRFIASKTLVRLVLANVLQVIPQEQEDLFKLKGN; translated from the coding sequence ATGACACTTCAGGAGGTCACTAGGCTGGCCCGCCAAGGTGAAGGCCTACACATCGAGTTCAAGAAGAAGGTTGCTCACCCTGAAAAGATCGTTCGTGAAGTGATCGCCCTTGCCAATACCGAAGGCGGCCATCTGCTTGTGGGGGTGGATGACGACGGGACAGTGAGTGGCCAGCGCTATGTGGAAGAAGATGTCTATGTGCTAAACAAAGCCATAAAGGAAATGATCCGCCCACTGGTGGATTTTGAGCATGTGGTCCTTCCCATAACAGAAAAAAAAGGCGTGGCGGTTTACCATTTTTATAGAAGTCCCAAAAGACCTCACTACCTGTACGAAGAAGGTCGTAAAAGATCATTTGTAAGAGTGGAGGACAGGACAGTCCAAGCGAGCAAGGAAGTGTGGGAAATACTAAGGAGGGGCAAAAAAGAGAAGGACATTATCTTCAATTATGGTGAAAAGGAAACCAAATTGATGCAAGCCCTTGGAGAGCGAGAAGCGATCACTCTAAAGGAATACTCAAAAGTGGCGCGGTTACCACGTTTTATCGCTTCTAAGACCCTCGTGAGATTGGTGCTTGCGAATGTACTGCAGGTGATCCCCCAAGAGCAGGAGGACCTTTTTAAGCTGAAAGGAAATTAG
- a CDS encoding aspartate kinase, with the protein MKIMKFGGTSVGKPERMHQVKDLITRDSERKIIVLSALSGTTNALVGIGDALAEGKKDLAKERIDTLHAHYQEFYKELLESEAGRKKAEKIIKEHFEFLNIILKISFNEAINRDILAQGELLSTKLFYTLLEEKDIPAIFLPALEYMSIDENSEPEVAKISDRLKSILKNYDKDTLFVTQGYICKNHRNEVDNLKRGGSDYTASLIGAAIKASVVEIWTDIDGMHNNDPRVVDKTRPIAEMSFDEAAELAYFGAKILHPASIWPAQTYNIPVKLLNTMQPEAPGTTITAEETGKGVKAIAAKDGIIAIKIKSSRMLLAYGFLRNIFEIFEKYKTPIDMITTSEVAVSVTIDDETHLKEIIMELEKFGSTEIDYNQTIVCVAGNMIAENIGMINEVVAALQDFPVRMVSYGGSRNNVSILVGSKFKNEALQRLNDELFQW; encoded by the coding sequence ATGAAAATCATGAAATTTGGGGGCACCTCTGTGGGCAAACCCGAAAGAATGCACCAGGTAAAAGACCTGATCACACGAGATAGCGAAAGAAAAATCATTGTACTTTCTGCGCTTTCTGGAACGACCAATGCCCTTGTAGGTATCGGCGATGCTCTTGCTGAGGGCAAAAAAGACTTGGCAAAGGAGCGCATCGATACATTGCATGCCCATTATCAGGAATTTTACAAAGAGCTGCTCGAATCAGAAGCAGGTCGCAAAAAGGCAGAAAAAATCATCAAAGAGCACTTTGAGTTTTTAAATATCATCCTCAAAATCTCTTTTAATGAAGCCATAAACAGAGACATCCTTGCGCAAGGGGAATTGCTGTCCACCAAGCTTTTCTACACGTTGCTAGAGGAAAAGGACATTCCAGCCATCTTCCTTCCTGCCTTGGAATACATGAGCATTGATGAAAATTCCGAGCCGGAAGTCGCCAAAATCAGCGATCGCCTTAAATCGATCCTCAAAAACTACGATAAGGACACACTCTTTGTCACCCAAGGATATATCTGCAAAAATCACCGCAACGAAGTGGATAACCTGAAGCGTGGCGGAAGTGATTATACTGCATCACTCATCGGTGCTGCGATCAAGGCCAGCGTGGTGGAAATCTGGACAGACATCGATGGCATGCACAATAACGACCCAAGAGTGGTGGACAAAACCCGTCCTATTGCCGAGATGTCATTTGATGAAGCCGCTGAGCTTGCCTATTTCGGAGCAAAAATCCTCCACCCTGCTTCTATCTGGCCTGCACAAACGTACAATATCCCTGTAAAACTCCTAAATACCATGCAGCCAGAAGCTCCCGGTACCACTATTACCGCTGAGGAAACAGGCAAAGGGGTAAAGGCCATCGCCGCCAAAGACGGTATCATCGCCATAAAAATAAAATCCAGCAGGATGTTATTGGCCTATGGGTTCTTAAGAAACATATTTGAGATTTTCGAAAAGTACAAAACGCCGATCGATATGATCACTACCTCTGAGGTGGCAGTATCGGTAACCATCGATGATGAAACTCACCTTAAGGAAATCATCATGGAGCTGGAAAAATTTGGCAGTACGGAAATCGACTATAACCAGACCATTGTCTGTGTAGCCGGTAATATGATCGCCGAAAACATTGGTATGATCAACGAAGTAGTTGCAGCATTACAGGACTTTCCTGTGAGGATGGTTTCCTATGGTGGTAGTCGAAACAACGTCTCTATTCTTGTAGGTTCCAAATTCAAAAATGAAGCCCTCCAACGACTCAATGACGAGTTGTTTCAGTGGTAA